The Anaeromyxobacter sp. Fw109-5 genomic interval CGGGTTCGGGCCGGCCTCCGTCCGCCGGAAGAGCTTCAGGATCATCCGATCCCCGAAGCGGATCGAGGTGTTGCTCTGCTCGCCGCCCAGGGGCGTCGGGACGAGCTCCTCCACCCCCTCCGAGCGCCGCGCGAACGCGCGCGTGGACCAGGCGACGATCTCGCCCCCCCGGCCCTTCAGCGTGCGCCCGTGGGCGATGGCGTCGAGGAGCGCCCGCGAGAACGCCGGATCGCGATCCGTGGCGTACAGGACGCCCTGCTCACCTCCGGCCTCGAGCAGCGCCACCTCCGAGCCAGGCCAGGCGCCGTGGACCCTGTCGGCCCACGGGCCGGGCGCGAACGCGAGCGGGAGCGAGTACACCTCCGGCGCCGAGTCCCCGTAGCTCACGCGCAGGAAGACCAGGCGCGACGCCCCTGGCCCCGGCCCCACCGGCGCCGCGTCGAGGAGCTCGACCCGCTGGATTCGCCGGGCCTTTCCGCCGAACCAGCGGCGGCCGACGAGGTAAGGCGGCAACGCCGCCTCCAGGCCCGCCCGCCCCGGGCCGTGCAGGAGCTCGTCCCACGGTCCCGTCGTCGTGAGCCTCGAGAGCGAAGCGTCCATCCTCTCCTCGCGCCGTTCACATGAAGTAGTCGAAGTCCCGCTCCGTCCGGACGCGCCGGCGGATGCGGAAGATCTGGGCGGGGGCGCTCCGCGGATCGAGCTCCACGTAGTTCCGCGCGCCGTGCCAGAGGTAGCGCCCGTCGCCGAGCAGGTCGTGGACCTGGTACGGCTCGTCGCGCGAGAGCCCGAGGAGCTCGAGCGGGAGCTCGAGCCAGCCCGCGTGCACGTGGTGCGGATCCAGGTTCACCACCACGAGCACGAGGTCGGCGAGGTCCTCGGTCGCCTTCGAGTACGCGAGGAGCTGCTCGTTGTCGATCCGGTGGAACGTCAGCCCCTCGTTCGACTGCAGGGCCGGGTTCTCGTGCCGGATGCGGTTCACCCGGGCGACGAAGTCGCGCAGGCTGTCCGCCCGCTCCAGGTCCCAGTGGCGGAGCTGGTACTTCTCCGAGTCGAGGTACTCCTCGCTGCCGGGGCGCACCGCGCGGGCCTCGAGGTGCTCGAAGGCGGGGCCGTAGATGCCGTAGCTCGAGGCCAGCGTGGCCGCGAGGACCAGCCGCGCCTGGAAGGCCGGGCGCCCCCCGTACTGCAGCGGCTCGGGGAGGATGTCCGGCGTGTTGGGCCAGAAGTTCGGCCGGAAGTACTCCTTGGCCTGGGTGCGCGTGAGCTCGGTGAGGTACTGCGTGAGCTCCCCCTTGGTGTTGCGCCAGGTGAAGTACGTGTACGACTGCGCGAAGCCGGCCTTCGCGAGGTGCGCCATCACCTTGGGCCGGGTGAAGGCCTCTGCGAGGAAGACGAGCTCGGGCCGCGCGCGGCGGGCCTCAGCGATGAGCCACTCCCAGAACCGGAACGGCTTCGTGTGCGGGTTGTCCACGCGGAAGATGCGCACCCCCTCCTCCGCCCAGTGCTCCACGACGCCGAGGAGCGCCGCCCAGAGCCCCCGCCAGTCGGGGTTGTCGAACTCGATGGGGTAGACGTCCTGGTACTTCTTCGGCGGGTTCTCGGCGTACTGGATGCTGCCGTCCGGCCGACGGTGGAACCACTGCGGATGCTCCTTCACCCAGGGATGATCCGGCGAGCACTGGAAGGCGAGGTCCAGCGCCACCTCGAGGCCGAGCTCCCCCGCGCGCGCGACGAGCCGCCGGAAGTCCTCGATCGTCCCGAGGCGCGGGTGGAGGGCGGTGTGCCCGCCCTCGGGTCCGCCGATCGCCCAGGGGCTGCCGACGTCTCCGGGGGAGGCCTGCGGCGCGTTGTTCGGACCCTTGCGGTAGGCGTGCCCGATGGGATGGATGGGGGGCAGGTAGAGGACGTCGAAGCCCATCGACGCGACGTCCGGCAGCCGGTCGAGGACGTCCTGGAAGGTGCCGTGCCGCCCGGGCTCCTGGGACGCCGAGCGGGGGAAGAGCTCGTACCAGCTGCTGAAGCGCGCCCGCTCGCGATCGACCGACACCGCCAGCTCGCGCGGATGACGCGCGGCGTGGGCGCGATCCGGGTGGCGTGCCACGAGCTGCCGCAGCTCCGGGT includes:
- a CDS encoding alpha-1,4-glucan--maltose-1-phosphate maltosyltransferase; this translates as MEERARSRPASPPATERPPRVVIENVTPEIDGGRFPIKRTVEEQVVVEADVFTDGHESLAAVLRYRRESDPAWTELPMVPLGNDRYRASFGVHALEPYRYTVEAWLDPFATWEHGLAKKATAAAVEPVDLLVGAELVEQAASRAPDEAAARLRRWAAALRGDEPLEARVRRALDPELRQLVARHPDRAHAARHPRELAVSVDRERARFSSWYELFPRSASQEPGRHGTFQDVLDRLPDVASMGFDVLYLPPIHPIGHAYRKGPNNAPQASPGDVGSPWAIGGPEGGHTALHPRLGTIEDFRRLVARAGELGLEVALDLAFQCSPDHPWVKEHPQWFHRRPDGSIQYAENPPKKYQDVYPIEFDNPDWRGLWAALLGVVEHWAEEGVRIFRVDNPHTKPFRFWEWLIAEARRARPELVFLAEAFTRPKVMAHLAKAGFAQSYTYFTWRNTKGELTQYLTELTRTQAKEYFRPNFWPNTPDILPEPLQYGGRPAFQARLVLAATLASSYGIYGPAFEHLEARAVRPGSEEYLDSEKYQLRHWDLERADSLRDFVARVNRIRHENPALQSNEGLTFHRIDNEQLLAYSKATEDLADLVLVVVNLDPHHVHAGWLELPLELLGLSRDEPYQVHDLLGDGRYLWHGARNYVELDPRSAPAQIFRIRRRVRTERDFDYFM